One window of Branchiostoma lanceolatum isolate klBraLanc5 chromosome 8, klBraLanc5.hap2, whole genome shotgun sequence genomic DNA carries:
- the LOC136440169 gene encoding soluble calcium-activated nucleotidase 1-like isoform X8, with protein MEGRVKEDKMISIKTVTSPIRPVEANGIRLRFRMKVILAVVAFVAVILFFYPSCKSTTYPTDRFGQHTAYNSTYPMTAPWFSERGTHYRIGLITDLDHASKNDEKTWKSFYKKGVLVIKGDRVQVTWDDAQPTVMTSSLAQGGRSMELSELCVFNGRLYSVDDRTGVVYEIVQTGDKTVAVPWVILGDGNGRSTNKGFKGEWVAVKDDTMYVGGLGKEWTTTTGVVLNTNPQFVKTIGFHGDVAHHDWVGNYNAMREAAGYSYPGYMIHESGVWSDIHQRWFFLPRRASQFSYNEDDDEHRATNLIISCSEDFQDIKVQTIGKLNPIRGFSSFKFIPGTQDQVMVALKTEEDRGAIATFISVFRVDGKILLTDQRIEGDFKYEGVEFI; from the exons ATGGAAGGACGTGTCAAGGAG GACAAAATGATAAGCATCAAGACGGTGACATCTCCGATACGGCCGGTGGAGGCAAACGGCATCCGCTTGCGATTCCGTATGAAAGTCATCCTTGCGGTGGTCGCCTTCGTCGCCGTGATTCTGTTTTTCTACCCCAGTTGTAAGTCTACTACCTATCCTACTGACCGCTTTGGCCAGCACACGGCTTACAACAGCACGTACCCCATGACAGCACCTTGGTTCTCCGAACGGGGGACTCACTACCGGATCGGCCTCATCACCGATCTAGACCACGCCTCCAAGAACGACGAGAAGACGTGGAAGAGTTTCTACAAGAAGGGAGTTCTCGTCATCAAAGGAGATCGCGTGCAGGTGACTTGGGATGATGCCCAGCCGACTGTGATGACATCCTCGCTTGCTCAGGGCGGGCGGTCCATGGAGCTGTCCGAACTGTGTGTTTTTAACGGGAGGTTGTACAGCGTGGACGACAGGACAGGTGTTGTCTATGAGATAGTACAAACAGGTGACAAGACCGTGGCTGTGCCATGGGTCATCCTGGGGGACGGGAACGGGCGATCCACAAATAAAG GTTTTAAAGGAGAGTGGGTTGCAGTGAAGGATGATACGATGTATGTGGGAGGGCTGGGAAAGGAGTGGACCACTACTACAG GTGTTGTACTAAACACAAATCCTCAGTTTGTGAAAACCATTGGTTTCCATGGAGACGTGGCTCACCATGACTGGGTGGGGAACTACAACGCCATGAGAGAGGCAGCAGGGTATAGCTATCCAG GATACATGATCCATGAATCGGGCGTGTGGAGTGACATCCACCAGCGCTGGTTTTTCCTTCCTCGCCGAGCCAGCCAGTTCAGCTACAATGAGGACGACGACGAACACAGGGCCACAAACCTCATCATCTCCTGTTCAGAAGACTTTCAGGACATCAAGGTTCAAACTATAGGGAAGCTGAACCCCATCAGGGGCTTCTCCTCCTTCAAATTCATTCCAGGAACACAGGACCAAGTTATGGTTGCACTGAAGACAGAGGAGGACAGGGGTGCAATAGCAACGTTCATCTCAGTCTTCAGGGTTGATGGGAAGATTCTCCTGACTGATCAGAGGATAGAAGGGGACTTTAAGTATGAGGGTGTTGAATTTATTTGA